The sequence below is a genomic window from Cygnus atratus isolate AKBS03 ecotype Queensland, Australia chromosome 4, CAtr_DNAZoo_HiC_assembly, whole genome shotgun sequence.
AAAGGACTATGACTTACTAAAGGACTAAGTGACTTGCTGAGCACTCACAAAAACCTTTCCACATGCCATCTGCATCGCAGTTCAGTATTTTTTGCCGATATTCTTCCTTCACCATTAACAGAAGACACACGCTCATCCAGTGCAGCCAGACAACAGGCCCAGTTTAACACCCAGAAGTCTGGGGGAAGAGAGCATGGAGGGAAAAGGAACCTAACACAAGTTCACAcatgctgctgagcagagcgAGGGTTTCAAAGGAACAGTTAGGAACATTTACACATTTAAAtttcttgcacatttttttcgTGCATATTTTTGCCAAGGCAAAGGTGCTTTCCAATACAGAGCAGGTAGCCCACCAAAATATACCAAATTCAGCAGCTATCTGCTTTTGTCACCACCCATTTAAAAAGAACCCCCCCCCTTGTGAGGGCAGtagttaaaacaaaagaaagcccAGCCTCCTCTGAAATTCTCCAGAGCAGCTTCTGCCCAATACACACTGACAACCACTATTTCTTTCTGAGCAGCCTGCCAAGATCTGGCCCTAAGCCAGGAAGTCAGCATTTTGAGAGCTGTTTCGCATGCAAGAAATCCAGCAGCAATGGCTGCGAGAGCTCTGTCCTCGGACTGGACCCAAGCCACTTCCCACCGCAGTCCAGTGGCTAACATGAGAGTAAGAGGtcctcctctcttctccagagACCGCGTGGTGTTAGCACCTGGAGACTTGGGTGGGTTGTTCCCACTGTGTCAGCCACCTGCAtcaagaggagaaaagcaggatGATGCAGGCAAACAAAAACACGGAGGTATTCCCTGGTGACAGGCTTCCTTTACTTTTATTCATTACAAGCTGTGCACTTACACCTTTGTGTTTCACAGATGAAACAGCTTTAGTAAGAttcctttttccccacttaTATTACCAGGAttgcttcttctttcttcctagTAGCATTAAGCCATCACATCACGTGCATGTGTGTGCCAAATACACTCACCTAGATTAAGAGCACGTGCAGTACTTGTGCACAAGActaaaaagacatttcagagtTAGCAGTTGCTCCTCTGCCTCAAAGAGGAAACACCAAAGCCCAAACTATAAAATTAAGATGCACAGATTGCACCTGCACATTAACAGTCTTGCCATGACAAGCCCATCTATGCAGGACACAAGGTTCCAATGAAGCCAGCAAGATTTTGGAGCACAGCCTCTGAGGAGCCTTTCAGAGCACCttgcctccttccccccccttctcctccccaacTTCTGCTCCCTTTGCAAGGTGCAATTGTTCCGTCCAGCCTCAGTGAGATCACCAAGAGTAAAAACCCTCAGCAAACCACTGGAGTTCTTGCTTTCAAGAGACATGAGAGAAACTCTGTCATATACAAGATTCCCTGGAAGAAGTTGAGCAACAAGAGGTAACAATAtctcaacaaacaaacaaacagaaaagaacagaaacaaaaacaaaaaacaccaacccGACAaccttttctttgattttttttttcagacaaaaccaCTTTGAGAACTGCTCAACAGCTACAGTAATAAACTTAGATCAAGTTAAATTGCATGACATCATTATTAAGCAGCTATTTCCCTTTTTGTTACTCTACCAGCTTCAACTCCCAGATTAACGAGTGAATTAATTTCCAACACCACTGCCCAGCACTTCAGCCCAAAAAATGATTTACCTGCCCCAGCCCGTTTCAATATCTGTAAAGAAAGCTGCATGCGGTCCTCAGTAAGCAGTCTTCACACCCAGAGTGTGAAATGTAAAAGGATTTTCCCATCACACCTCCCAGCTAGTTAAGTGTTTATGAAACAACCCATCTGAAAGACACCAGGAGGCTCTCCTGTAGAAATTAAAGCCTACCTTTTAAAGGCAAGTGTGATCTTCTCTGTAATGCTAGTGCTCAACTCTAGGGAAACCGGCTTCTGATGCATCAGGCATCGAGTTCCCTGACATCTGTCAATTGggaaagaaatttttcaaattCCAATTGTAGTATCGTATAGGGAGAACAACAAGAAACCACCTTCTAGGTACATATGCAATGCCAACACAACAACTGTTCTTTGATCAAATCAGACTTCAAAAAATTATGCCAAGAATAcaccttttttccctccagtaCAGTCTGCCAAACCTCAACTGGAAGCAAGGTTGCCAAAGTGGCAGCAGACTAGGGAATTACACAACTCCCACAGCATTTCAGCGTTACTGGGGAAGTAACCTCTAAGAGTTGcaaatatttcccttctttctctccctatGCCTGACTCCTACACTTTCTCCCTCCCTACTGTACTCATCCCCTCAATGTATAGCACAGTCAGACCAATTCTGCTCAAAACACgttcttcctgttttttcttcaattttggAAAATTGGGTTTACTTCCACCTCGACCCAGCCAGATGAAATTGCAACAATTCACATTGCCAGTAAAAACCACAGTATTTAGTTAACctcagagagaaaagcagagcccCATGTTTCATCTGTgacccttctccttccccccccagcTCAAGGCCTCCGATGTTTCTACTTAGACACTTGAGAAACCAAGACaagttttgcttctgttaaGAGCCAGGCAGAAACCTTGTGGGTCACACTGTTCAGAAAATCCTgaaccaaagaaaaacacagcaccaagaattattttattccttttttacCTGCTGTGAGGCCAGACTTGGGTTATGGAGATCAATAGCAGCAAGGTAGGGGACCCGTGACtctgaaactgttttattttcctttttgggaTATCTGGGATGCCATGCTGCAAAATGCAACCAATGCATACAGTGTTAAAGAAACCAGAGCTGACTGTTGTAATGCAGACTGCCTTCTGCCACTGATTTAGGATCAAGGTTTTATGCAGAGGACATTAAAGCTCATACCTTCCACTCCTCTCAGTTCAGGGAGAAGATTTAATTCTGGCAAACGCACATCTGCCTTGGAGAATTcccattttttcttatttgcctGAAGGATGTTCTTGTCATTAGAAACCTGAAATGAATTATAAGTGCCAGCTTGTGcagaatataaaaaacaaagctattttcaAGTTTCAAACTTAAAATTTATCAACACAGCATTATTCTGCTGTTGTTGGAACTTGCACAGTAGTAAAATAAAAGAGTATGCCATGTTTAAAGGAATTCATTCTgattaaatgtaatttacacATTAAAGACCAACAGAATGGCCACAACAgaacgaacaaacaaacaaacaacaacaacaaaaacaatgttGATCATCTAAATGAGACTGCTTTCAAAGAGACAAAATACAATGGAGAATGGCTCAGATTAGTTCTCTGGAAACAGTCAAATATTCCTGCTAATACGGAAAAATATTATCTAGGAAGTGAGTGCAATGGAGAACTTTGTATTTCACTTGTTTTCATTAGCAACTTCACATGCATTTGTGACCTGACTAAATGAAGCCTTGAAAAAGTTAAATCAAAATCCTAAGCTCTGCTTCAGCAGTGCAGCACACAGAGTCCACTCTTTCTGTCCAGACAAGATGTCATGGATATATTCCACGGCTCCAGGTATATATATAATCCAGGTATCCTGTGTTGGactgctccctcccttcctttaaaaaaaaaaagtcctctaaCATAAAACGTGTTTAATGTAAGATAATATTAACAAAGGATAGTGGATGACACAACTGTTGGAAAAAAGGGCTGAAGAACACAATATTTCTAGTTGAGAGTTATGGTGAAGGCTGCAACAGAAGGGATTCTAGACAATACAGCACATacttcagaattttcttttttacttagTCAAGGGGGAAAGACACAACTTACCGATGTCAAGCTTACACTATAATGGCCTGCTGGAGAACGCTTCCTTTGCTTTAGAAATGGGTTCAagtattttttactcttttcatCAACTCTGTAATGAAAAGTGACCCAAACTTTGTATTAACCAGGGTAACATggtaaatataaatacaaacaaatttaAGACACCCAGAACCACTGACATTAAACAGTAAGCGAAAAGGCCCGAAGGGATAACACTCTCCATGGGCCCAGCTAACAAAAAAGTTTCATCCAAAGGACTCAGAGAAAGGCCAGTATCACAGCTGCTGGCAAGCTGTTGCTGTCCAGCAGTGCTTTGCcaaatgcagaaacacagagaCCCCCTGGCTGCGTGGACCCTCAAAGCTGCTCGAGGTGAAGCCAGGCTTTCTAACCCATGTACAATCCTCCTCCCAAGAGCTGCTCCTAGCTGCATCCTGTCCCAAACCCCCTTCTCGCACTCCCACATCATCCCCTTGCACCTCCCTCAGCACACTGCAGCTTCTCAGCAGCAGGGTCAATAGACACAagcttctccagctctgctcccatACCTGTAGTTATGGTTTCCAGGCACAGGCCCCATCCCAGCCATAGTGGGAGAAATGTTCTGGTTGATGGGAGGAATAACTATGCCTGCGTTCTTGCCATAGtccaagctgctgctggaatCTTTTAGGCTGGTTTGAGGGCCTATTTTAAATGGGTTGATTGCACTGTCATACAGGGAGCTGTGGTTGGAAGATCGCTCTGCTTTCTCTCCATCAGCTTTACTGCACTTCACTTTGAACAGCTTTGCATCACTGCTCTTTGGGTCAATGTTGAAATCCTGTTTGGGAAGATAAGCATCATACTTCTTTTATAGTTATGTTTAAAAAGTAACTTAGAGCTGCGCATGCAGGAAAAAGTCAAAAGCCTAAACCTGCACAACTCTGCAAGGATCTGATGGAGATGGCATTGTTTTTAGTAGTGAGATAGAAAACCTGCTTGCCATTACACTTGGAAGGAGGAAACTTGTCAGGGTTCCAGCACCCTCTGTAAATAAGTCACCTTGGGATGTAATCGGAAGTGATGGAGGAAGAACAGCCGTATCATGTGTCACTTCCAAAGAAATAAGAACCAAGCCCAATGTCACCTCAATGTCACTCTGAAGCCTCTAGTCCTTTGTATCTgattgaaagcaaaatatgcaGTTTTGGAGACAGGACTTTAACACAGGTAAACAGACGCATACAAATATGTTTTGCTCATCCAACACGACTTACACTTTCTAACTGATTCTCCCTTCAGCTCTGTATTTGCCAGTAACTGCATCGCGATGCATTTTACTGACAAGGGACTGACCAAATAGCCACCTGGACACTGTCCAGCCAAGCACCAGAGCAACTCGTAGCAGTCAGTCAGCACCAAAGGCACAGAATTTCTACGCAACAGCCTGAAGGCTGTACTGCACCGAGCACCAGAGCTACAGGGGCACAGGACTGCTGTAATGTCTTGAACTGAATGACCAAGTCTTCAGCACTGTTTAGACTTACAGTGACTTACGGAGGTGAACTTCTCTGGCACATCagtaatttagtttttttttttttaatgaaatgtaaaattatgCTTATATTTTTGCTATGCAATTAAACTGCAGCACATACTTACATAgtgattttaaaagacaaaaaaaaaaaatacaggtttggaaaacaaagatcGACTAACCTGGACACCaagcatctttctttcttctaaagCATCATCTTTATCCTTTCTgctgatttttgattttttttgtaattgatGATCTCTGGCATCTTTCTGAATCTTTAATTTAAGCTCCTGAGCAAATCTATATTACATATCATgtaaaggggaagggagggggagagaaaaggcTTCTGTTAATCTAAATATCATTAGTTAGTGCTCCGCCCAGGCTGTTGTTATAGCCATCCAAGTAATCAAACAAACCTTGTCTTTTTAAGCAACGAGAAGCCAACTGAATACAATttatccattaaaataaataaagtcttaCACATGCACACTTTCCACATCACAGTAATAAAGGAGGTTGTATCCCAGTCTGGTATAGATGTGGACACTAAATACGCTGCCAGACAATACTACCCACTACCCAAAATGCTGTGACACTGGGCGCACGCTGATGAATTAATGTTGTGACAAGGTAATGTGGTAAACATGCTACTGCACTGTGTTCCCATTCAACTGTCCTCCCATTTTTCAGGAAGgctaaaaccaaagaaaaccaaaacactggGCAACTGTCAGCTCCGCAAAATCAGCACGCGATCTTCAAGCACAACtgcttaatttccttttaatcttgCCCTATTTTGAGCAAGAAACGAACTGTTTACCTTTCAGCAAATCCATCCTCGTTAAAGAAATCGCACTGCAAGAGTTCAGCACAAGACGGTCTTTTGTCTGGGTCAATCTGCAAACACCTCTGTCAAACCAACGTAAACATTAGAAGGAAGatacttcagaaatgaaacaaaggctttaatatttccaaatgaagtcaagaaaaacagctgcaaagcTCCCACTTCTGGGGTCTCTTATGATGAGATAGGCCCAAGAGACATACACACTTCTTCCACCAAGAAAAGTTTAGTATTTGCCGGCTACATCCATTCTAATCACTAGGGTTCACAAAGACTGATTGCACAGGTAATACCTGCCACACTAATAGATCCCAGTAAAACTCTCTTGCTTTCAACCACATTTGTTTGGGTGAGGCTTTAGAAACTGTTTTGCTCATGAGGCATTTCAAACACAACCAGGAGTTTTTTAGGTTATTTTAGTTACCCAGCATATCAATGCTCCAGTTCATtgtgtgaaagaagaaaaaatcttcaggATCAATTACAAGTTGTATGCTTCCTAGCTCCCACACCGTAGACACAGCTCAAGAGCAAGGTGCGTGTTTGGATGTCATCCTACCCAGGCCTATTTGCTTGCAGTGCCTCCACCAGCCTGTGGAGAGGGTTGCCAGAAAACACTGTATCCACACAGCTCTGCTAGCAAGGAAAATGTAAGGAGCTGTGTATGATCCACAGAAGAGGTGCAAGGCACGCGACAAGCCTCCCTCAGAGGGTGTGCAGTGATCCTTTTGGCTCTGGGATGACTGGCTCAGTCTCCCCCATCATGCAGGACAGCAACTGAAGCATCTTTATGGTCCTCACTGACCTGCCAACCCAAGCAGTTCATCGTTGCATGGGTAGTTGAAAGCAAGCCAGATTAACAGACCTAGCCCTTTCTGCAGGCTGCATTCAGTTCCCCAAGGCAAGGGACAAGTAAACAGGGAAGCGTTTGTACTAAATTCTAGACAGAACCTCTCCAAGGAACTTCCAAAATGATCAGTTACGTACCTTGGCTAAattcagcactgcagcagagagCTTGGGGTATCGTCTGTCCAGAGATTCAGCCTCCTTCACTTCAGGCAACCTCATGCCAGCAAAGTGGGGGTTTTTATAGAATAACTCTTGGTGTCTTAGAATTAAACTACCTGGAATCAAACAACCAAAGCAACCACATGGAAGAAATGCAGTCCTACAGAACGTTCAAGAGGCCAAAATACTGGATCAGCATTACTGAAAGGGCTACAATGTAGGTCACTCTCTTTCCACTCATGCACCATGACTTGATGCCATCTGTACTCACAAGCTTCTAGCCCCCCTTCATAAGAGATGCTAAGAAATCATGCTCTCAGAAACAGTTCAGCACACACCAAAGTCTCTTCCCACACCCTCTTCTCCCGTCAAGACTTATTGAACCCCTTCGTTAGTGAGCAGGCACTAGCAGCCTGACAGGCTGTTCTCACCCAGGCACTTGGTGATATGGTAGAGCTGGTCAATGTCTGAATCTCCGGGGAACAGGGGCTCTCCTGTGAGCATTTCCGTTACCAGACAGCCAATAGCCCACACATCCACAGCCCTGGAAGAAAAACATCCCAGCTCAGCACGGCTTCATTCCTCTCTTGGAGCTAAAGGCCGAGCTGGGCCAGCACCCAGCAAGTCTTCTGCAGGTTAGGAGCCCCAAGGGCAGCTTTGGCCCCATAAACAGCAAGACGGCTGTTTTCCAAGCTTACAAGTGCTCTGACGAATGCCAAGGATTCAGCTCCTGAAGCAGGCAAACACTAGAAGAAGCCTGACCAATCTGAAATCAATTTCCAAACCCCAGTGCCTTAAACATTCTAGTGCAATGTAACACATAAGAAGATTTTTGCCCTTTGGAGACCACAAAGGTAAGcccattttccttctgccaggGCACTTACCAGAAATGAACTTTAGGGACATAAAGAGCTGGACAAACAGGCCTGTGAAAGGTAGTTTAATGTCTGACATGTTTTTGCAGCACTGGAGAACCAGgtaagaaaaatctcattccttccacctcctccctcctgaAATGTCTGTCTCATACCGTCTAGAGGGACTTCTCTGCCTCCCATCCAGCACTCCAGCTGTGCAGGGGGGAAGCAGCCTCCTCTGCAACTAGCACTGGCAACCAACAAGTTCCTACAGACAACAGACTAGGAACGTGGCTGGCTCAGtgtctccttctcctctccttctgaGCCAGGAAAGCCTAGCACTGGCAGTAGTTAGCtccagagaggaggagaaaagagaaaagcttcagCATTTACAAGCAAGTAACCAGCATTCCTTTAACCTGTTTGCCAAGCAAGagtcctctgcctccccccagagcagagcacccCCCAGTCCCACAGCCCTTCTGCGGCCTCCCTGCCCGTCTCCTACCTGCCGTACTTGGTAtctcccaccagcagctctggggctcgGTACCATCGGGTTGCCACGTAGTCCGTGTAAGCTTCCCCAGAAGCTGCCAATGTGCGAGCAAAACCGAAGTCACACAGTTTTACAACTCCCGACTGGGAGACTAGTATGTTCTCTGGCTTAATATCCCGATGTATTAtctgcacagagaaaagcaagtcAAGACAAATCATTTCCCCATGCTAAAATGACTGGCCCACCAGAAACGGTAGCTTTATCACATTCAggtaaaaaaattacatttctgcagGCATGGGAAATGCACAGAGTTTATTTATCAAGCGCCATCGCAAGTGCACAGGTGAACACAAAACCTCCAGGTTTTGTACAGAATTGTTAATTTTATGCACCTCTCTGCATGTATTTACCACAGATATTTTACAGTCACACTTTATTATACTTTAAAATCACAAGTTTAGAAGTTGTAAGTATTGCATACCCTGCAGTTAAACATGAAGAGTATTTTAGGAATACATGTGAGACAGCTTCTCCAAACATACgaagaaatatatacatatatacatcaTAGTTACAAGAACACGATTAAATTGGCAAACCTGTGTTACAAATCAGTCAAAAAGGAAAACctaaaaatgttgaagaaaaaaaaataaagcttctgaAAGACAGGCCGTATCCCTCTGCCAGAGGAAAGTCAGCCTTCAGTGAGGTGACACCAGCATTTGAACCCTCTGGACCTCTggacccttcctttgaaggACTCTCACAAGTCAGCCACTGACAGACTACTGGATTAGCTGATGTCAAGCTCTGACAGTTAGTGTGAAACTCAGTCAGGCCTTTCTGCTCAACTTCCATCTTCCAGCCCAAGCTCTATTTCTCTAAGTTTTAATAAATACCAAATATACATCTCTGTATCTCTCCATTCAAAGTTAAGTGCAGAGCGCACTTCTCATGCATACTTACGTTATGGCTGTGACAAAATGCTACTCctcttaaaatctgaaataagtATTTCCGAACCCTGCTGTAGTCTAGTCCGTTTGGAAATGCCTCAAGATCATCAAGCACTGTGTGATCCACGAATTCAAATACCAGATACCACCGTTTCTTCTTTTTACAGACTTCCAGCAGGTTCACGAGATTCTCATGCCTGAGTTGCTGttataaaacaggaaatattttgtgagAGCACAAAAACATGTAATGAGTAAACTAAGACCAGACACTTTTAACTACAGCCCAGCAGATGCATTGCCCTAGAGTGCTCTTCCTGTCATAGCACCCGCATTCGTTTGTTCTTAAAATCAGCTCGCCGATATTTCAGACAGGCTTTATTTTGCCACTTTTTAAGGTAACTTGGAGGACTTCCACCACCTCCTATATGCAGACACCTGTATTTGGAacccagaaataaataaaatactggcTAAGGGCACTGCTTTTTGCTGCAAACAGCTCAAGAAGCAATAAACACAGCTTGTTGCTGTAACGTTGGGCTGTGTCTGAGACTCAAACTTATTTATGAGACATTCTCATAAAGGTGGCCAAGTAACTCTACGCTACCCTGCCAGCTGCCTCAAAGCAGAGTACAAGGTTCAACGCCAGCTACTCCTTCCAGATGGGATTCAAAGCACCCAAAGAATTGATGAAGACAGTTgtcaatgttttgttttagaaatttttTTGCCTCTCTCAATAACCCAAAGCAGATTCATCTCTTTTCTCCCATATTTCCAataagttttgcttttcttctctttcattcctttctctaggacttccttttaaaaaatctcttaaatCCTCATTTCAAATAGTTCCCAAACCAGTTGCAATACCTCTGTTCTACCTAGCTGCCAGTTCATCACCAACTACTTAATATCTgtatcttaatttttcttataaGACTGttcaaagacttttcttttttgctcttaCCATACCCAAAGCACTTCTGTTGGCACTGCCAGCACATCTACAATAAGCAAGGTGACAGAATACAAGTACACGGAATGGATAAAGTTCAGCATTCTTACCTAAAACACTCCAGTTAACAATTAAACAGCTTTGATTAAACTGTCTCTAGTGGATTCTGAGTGAAAAGTGACAAGCCAAGGATTtgaagatttttgtcttttatttatttatttattattatgcaGAGGGGAAAGCTGTAGATCTCAGGGACCACGACCAAGGAAGATGCAAAAGGACCGCAGACCAATGTCTCAGGAGGTCTGAAAGATGAAGATTTTGTAAAATGATGCTCAGTTAGAAATCGAGAGTGCGGGGCTGTTTTTTGTACCTTTTTGATCTGAACGCAGCACCTGAATTTGCTCGTTACGTATTGacacctcccagcccagcatccCTGCCTGGGCAGGTCTGCGTGGGTGAAGATGCAGGAGGACCTctgggtgcaggagctgggctgctctgcACAAGCACTGCCCTGAACCCTGAGCCAAATCTAGCCAGGCTCTGCCTTCCCTGGCCAGCATCCCCAGGTCAGTTTTTTCCAGCACCAAGACTCGGACTCTGGCAGCTGCAAGATCGAGTGCTGTCCTATGGGCACTTCTCCACAGTGTCATCGACATGACTGGAGGTAGGGCAAAACGCTACCGGCTTTGCCAGGGGCAAATAGCAGCTGAGGTGCTAAGATCTGGCAAACACTTGTGATTTAAAAGACCAGTAAAATGTAGGCTCAGTGGAGCAACTTAACAATAAGAGGGAGAGACTGCAGCTCCCATCCTGGGGCTCAGCAGTGACCGGTTCCTCTATGCCCTTTGTGGTCACATCCATGTCCATGCAGAGGGGTGCTGTGCTAGGGAGGACTGCTGCACAGCTCATCAGCAGGTGAACTGCTTTTACAGATGCTGTCATATTCTTAATACTGCGTTTCAGAATCAAGttcaaagcagctgcagcaattCAATCCTCTCAGCTGTTTCCTCAAGCTCTCTTCTCAAGAATAATTTACTCCCTGCACAGGGGATCTGAAAAGATTTTGCCGTTTTCAGTACAGATTAAATTTCTGCCCAAACTCcagaacacaaaaaataaataaataaaataaaaggttcaCAGGGAATGAGCAAGTGAAGAAACTACAAGATTAAATCTCTTGATATTTATTCTCACTGTGAGAGGCCATTTACTGAGCTATATATGGAAAAGTCCCCCTTGCTAAGTTCCCATTTACCCAGGAAAACAAGTTAATTTCCAACACACCTAGGAGGTGGTACGTGCTTTGACTCAGTAACTAAGCGAGGCGTGCCAGCAGACAGGTACAATCCAGACTCATGCAGACTTGCTGTAAGCATTTGAGGGACTACGCTttgagctgctggctgcatctCAAGCTCCAGCAAGTACACTCCTATTAACTCTAAGTGTCTACATCTCTTGCAGCAATGGCAGAGATGACTTTCTCCCCTCCTCAGCACAGGGACTGGAGTCTGGCAGACTTGGGAAGAGATTCTTGTGGAAGCCAAGTGGAGAGGCAGCAGGCTGGCACACATCCAGCACACCCCACATTCTGAGGAGAAGCCTAGATATACCCCGACTGTAATCAGactctctttcatttcttcaccaaaagaatttcttcagcCATGTCCTAACACTTAACACTTCCACATGTGCCCTCGCACAGGGACAGACACTTTTCTGTGCACACCGCTTTGAGAAAACACCAAGGTACCTAACACCTCTGGGGGGGAGTAAGGCAGGACAGCGCACACTTTCACTGGAGCtcagggaagaaggaaaatgctgctactgctgctagAGGTTACAGTGGAGAATACAGGGCCTGAAGGtggtgaaaaaaacaactggaaCGGATGTGTGTCCTGGCACTGAATCCCACCTGCATCCTTATCATCCTACTCATGAAGAACCGCAGCAGAAAAACCTTGCAGTGAAGCAGCTTAGGAACTTGCAAAAGCTTTCATATAAAGAACAAAGCCAGAACAGGGAGCAGGAAGACCACATGATGGAGCACTGAAGAGCACGCACACAAAACCCCCTTGTTTATCTAAAGCTCCTGGGTATTTTTCCAGAGTATCTACAGCCCATGGAGAACCTTTAATGAACTAACCCACACAATGAGACTACAGAGCTTGCCAGCACGTAACGCTGCTGATAAGAAGCCAACAGGCAGATGGGCATTTATGTGAGGATAAAGAGTCCACAACTGATAACAGACAAATCACACACTCAGGCAGCAAGAGACACAATGCCAGCTGGCTTCAGCCTAGGGGCTAACCGTTGACCTATAAGGTTCAGGAGTTTGCTGCTtgccctcctccagcctctTGCAGGCAGTTCAAGCCTGCCAGGAAAGTGCCATAAAAACCCCACCGTGTTCCTAGGAGCAGATTTCCATATCAGATAACATTAGCACCCAGCCTGGTCAGGCCCACTGTCACACATCCAGGTCACCATTTACCTGCAGATTTTATAAGCTCAACATTTGCCTCGTTTTCAGCAAATCAGTAGCAGGAAGGTACTGTCTTTCGGTACACAAGGTGGAGAGGACACAATTTTTCCCAGGAAGGCATATGGAGACCTTGGGGTCACTTCGTTTTACCTTTACCTGCTGAATACCGGGCACATAAACACG
It includes:
- the CDKL2 gene encoding cyclin-dependent kinase-like 2 codes for the protein MEKYQVLGFLGKGSYGVVTRCRNKESGQVVAVKKFLESEDDTVVRKIAVREIKLLKQLRHENLVNLLEVCKKKKRWYLVFEFVDHTVLDDLEAFPNGLDYSRVRKYLFQILRGVAFCHSHNIIHRDIKPENILVSQSGVVKLCDFGFARTLAASGEAYTDYVATRWYRAPELLVGDTKYGRAVDVWAIGCLVTEMLTGEPLFPGDSDIDQLYHITKCLGSLILRHQELFYKNPHFAGMRLPEVKEAESLDRRYPKLSAAVLNLAKRCLQIDPDKRPSCAELLQCDFFNEDGFAERFAQELKLKIQKDARDHQLQKKSKISRKDKDDALEERKMLGVQDFNIDPKSSDAKLFKVKCSKADGEKAERSSNHSSLYDSAINPFKIGPQTSLKDSSSSLDYGKNAGIVIPPINQNISPTMAGMGPVPGNHNYRVDEKSKKYLNPFLKQRKRSPAGHYSVSLTSVSNDKNILQANKKKWEFSKADVRLPELNLLPELRGVEAWHPRYPKKENKTVSESRVPYLAAIDLHNPSLASQQMSGNSMPDASEAGFPRVEH